The proteins below are encoded in one region of Ferruginibacter lapsinanis:
- a CDS encoding SRPBCC family protein, producing MSKVYSIKTIQKIPISLDTAWDFFSSPDNLKKITPDNLGFEIISKHHGDKMYAGQIIEYTVRPVLGIPLYWMTEITQVDDKKFFIDEQRYGPYSLWHHQHHFKAIEGGVEMMDIVHYKLPLWFIGDIGNAILVKHQLKNIFDFRYKKVEELFGVMEH from the coding sequence ATGAGCAAAGTATACAGTATTAAAACCATACAAAAAATTCCCATTTCTTTAGATACAGCTTGGGATTTTTTCAGTAGTCCTGATAATTTAAAAAAAATAACTCCTGATAATCTTGGATTTGAGATCATCTCAAAACATCATGGAGATAAAATGTATGCCGGACAGATCATCGAATATACCGTGAGGCCTGTTCTCGGTATTCCGCTTTACTGGATGACTGAAATTACGCAGGTAGATGATAAAAAATTTTTTATAGATGAACAACGTTATGGCCCATATAGCTTATGGCATCATCAACATCATTTTAAAGCAATTGAAGGTGGTGTGGAGATGATGGATATTGTACATTACAAGTTGCCATTATGGTTTATCGGAGACATTGGCAATGCTATTCTTGTAAAACATCAACTCAAAAACATATTTGACTTCCGCTATAAAAAAGTGGAAGAATTATTTGGTGTGATGGAACACTAA
- a CDS encoding ATP-dependent helicase, with the protein MQNYRDILLNKFTQEYERLNPQQQKAVDTIEGPVMVIAGPGTGKTQILAARIGKILLETDALPENILCLTYTDAGTIAMRKRLVQFIGADAYKVNIYTFHAFCNDVIQDNLSLFEKNSLDAISELESIELFKTLIDNFPKNHPLKRYRGDVYFEVKNLKNLFSSMKREGWTPEYINQKIDEYINELPARDEYIAKRAVKEFKKGDVRTDKIEEEKEKMEKLRAAVNEFENYQTLMRKRNRYDFDDMINWVIRVFEENKIVLANYQEKFQYILVDEYQDTSGTQNKLVQLLINYWEKPNVFVVGDDDQSIYRFQGANVENMLEFANAYIKDLITVVLTSNYRSTQPILDVSKTVINRNQERLINKIDGLTKDLLAANTKINGLKHLPVIAEYNSVKDEMASTTFKVEALLDQQVVPGKIAIIYKENKYGEELAKYFRLKNLPVYSKRNINILENPFIKKIINLLRYLNAEHDIPYGGDEMLFEILHYDFYNIPPIEIAKITVETNQKKYNGELTSIRKLLNDKANKPPTDLFDTGMNVGLKNISSMLEKLIGDVSNVTLQQLFENVVQHAAVLPYIMKSNNKIELMQLLTALFNFIKEETSRNAALDLKELINIIDLMEKEGLSLPLVQVAGNDKGVNLLTAHGSKGLEFDHVFFVGCNATSWEKKRKPGGGYKFPDTMFSSQPNSSDEEELRRLFYVALTRAETNLYISYAKYKNDGKEMEPSMFIAEILEQHPLPIEKIALSPEQLMDFDLLHFTAQAPEIEKAEEDFISGILDKFVMNVTALNSYLKCPLGFYYQNLIRIPAGKNEATVFGSAIHHALECLFRKMQDGKKDTFPPATEVIADFNWYMKRHRENFTKEAFERRVEYGDEVLKNYYDKYINTWNKVVAVERNIRGVVVNGVPIKGKLDKLEFDGKNVNVVDYKSGDIDKAIPKLKPPHDKDPNGGDYWRQAVFYKILVDNYGQKDWKVISTEFDFVEPDKKKEYRKEKIVINPEDIETVKQQLTAVWDKIQNRDFYTGCGKEDCHWCNFVKDNNMAVALHELNEEEPEDA; encoded by the coding sequence ATGCAGAATTACCGGGATATTTTATTGAATAAATTCACACAGGAATATGAAAGGCTTAATCCACAGCAACAAAAAGCTGTAGATACAATTGAAGGTCCGGTAATGGTAATTGCTGGTCCGGGTACTGGCAAAACCCAAATCCTGGCAGCACGTATCGGTAAAATATTATTGGAAACAGATGCCTTACCCGAAAATATTCTTTGTCTTACGTATACAGATGCAGGTACCATTGCTATGCGTAAACGTTTGGTGCAATTTATTGGTGCCGATGCATACAAAGTAAATATCTACACCTTTCATGCTTTTTGTAATGATGTGATACAGGATAATTTATCCTTGTTTGAAAAGAACAGTTTAGATGCGATATCAGAATTAGAAAGTATTGAATTATTCAAAACATTAATAGATAATTTTCCAAAAAATCATCCATTAAAACGATATAGGGGAGATGTTTATTTTGAAGTGAAGAATTTGAAGAATTTATTTTCTTCTATGAAAAGAGAAGGTTGGACACCTGAGTACATCAACCAAAAGATAGATGAATATATCAACGAACTGCCTGCAAGAGATGAATATATTGCCAAACGAGCAGTGAAGGAATTTAAAAAAGGAGATGTTCGTACAGATAAGATCGAAGAAGAGAAAGAAAAGATGGAAAAACTCAGAGCCGCTGTCAACGAGTTTGAAAATTATCAAACGCTCATGCGTAAACGAAATCGTTACGACTTTGATGATATGATCAATTGGGTGATACGGGTGTTTGAAGAAAATAAGATTGTATTAGCTAATTATCAGGAAAAATTTCAATACATACTAGTAGATGAATACCAGGATACAAGTGGTACGCAGAACAAGTTGGTTCAACTGCTGATCAACTACTGGGAAAAACCCAATGTGTTTGTGGTGGGAGATGATGATCAGAGTATCTATCGTTTTCAGGGAGCAAATGTAGAGAACATGCTGGAGTTTGCGAATGCCTATATCAAAGACCTGATAACAGTGGTACTTACGTCTAACTATAGAAGCACACAGCCTATCCTGGATGTTTCCAAAACGGTCATCAACAGGAACCAGGAAAGATTGATCAATAAGATCGATGGATTGACAAAGGATCTGCTGGCGGCGAACACTAAGATCAACGGATTAAAACATTTGCCGGTTATTGCAGAATATAATTCTGTAAAAGATGAAATGGCATCTACTACATTCAAGGTAGAAGCATTATTAGATCAACAGGTAGTTCCGGGAAAGATCGCTATCATCTATAAAGAGAATAAATATGGCGAGGAGTTGGCAAAATATTTCAGGCTAAAAAATTTGCCTGTTTACAGTAAGCGAAACATCAATATTTTAGAAAATCCGTTTATAAAAAAGATCATCAACCTGCTTCGGTATTTGAATGCTGAGCATGACATACCTTATGGTGGTGATGAAATGCTCTTTGAAATTTTACATTATGATTTTTATAATATTCCTCCAATTGAAATTGCAAAAATCACAGTAGAGACAAATCAAAAAAAATATAACGGAGAACTTACTTCCATCAGAAAATTGTTGAACGATAAGGCCAATAAGCCACCAACTGATCTATTTGATACCGGAATGAACGTGGGCTTAAAGAATATAAGTTCTATGCTGGAAAAACTGATAGGAGATGTGTCGAATGTTACATTACAACAGTTATTTGAAAATGTTGTTCAACATGCAGCAGTGTTGCCGTACATCATGAAAAGTAACAACAAGATAGAATTGATGCAATTGCTTACGGCGCTGTTTAATTTCATTAAAGAAGAAACCAGCAGGAATGCTGCTTTGGATTTAAAGGAGTTGATCAACATTATTGACCTGATGGAAAAAGAAGGGTTATCATTGCCATTGGTGCAGGTTGCCGGTAATGACAAAGGAGTAAACCTGCTTACAGCACACGGTTCTAAAGGATTAGAATTCGATCATGTTTTCTTTGTAGGTTGCAATGCAACAAGTTGGGAGAAAAAACGCAAGCCAGGTGGCGGGTATAAATTTCCGGACACCATGTTTTCATCACAGCCCAACTCTAGCGATGAAGAAGAATTGCGTCGGCTATTTTATGTAGCACTGACAAGGGCCGAAACAAATTTATACATCTCGTATGCAAAGTATAAAAATGATGGAAAAGAAATGGAGCCATCTATGTTTATCGCCGAAATTCTCGAACAACACCCTTTGCCAATAGAAAAAATAGCATTGTCTCCGGAACAATTAATGGATTTTGATCTGTTGCATTTTACGGCTCAGGCACCTGAGATAGAAAAGGCAGAGGAAGATTTTATCTCCGGCATTCTCGATAAATTCGTGATGAATGTTACTGCATTGAACAGTTATTTAAAATGCCCATTAGGATTTTATTATCAAAACCTTATCAGGATCCCTGCCGGTAAAAATGAAGCTACTGTATTTGGTAGTGCCATACACCATGCATTGGAGTGCCTTTTCAGAAAAATGCAGGATGGCAAAAAGGATACATTTCCTCCGGCAACAGAAGTTATTGCCGATTTTAACTGGTACATGAAAAGACATAGAGAAAATTTCACCAAAGAAGCATTTGAACGCAGAGTGGAATATGGGGACGAGGTGCTAAAAAATTATTACGATAAATATATTAATACATGGAATAAGGTGGTGGCAGTGGAACGTAATATTCGTGGTGTGGTGGTTAATGGAGTGCCAATTAAAGGAAAGCTAGATAAACTGGAATTTGATGGGAAAAATGTGAATGTGGTAGATTACAAGAGTGGAGATATTGATAAGGCTATTCCTAAATTAAAACCTCCGCACGACAAAGATCCCAATGGCGGCGATTATTGGAGGCAGGCGGTGTTTTACAAAATATTGGTAGATAATTATGGTCAAAAGGACTGGAAGGTGATAAGCACAGAATTTGATTTTGTAGAACCCGATAAAAAGAAGGAATACAGAAAAGAAAAGATCGTTATTAACCCCGAGGATATAGAAACCGTAAAACAACAACTTACAGCAGTGTGGGATAAAATTCAAAACAGAGATT